One part of the Marinihelvus fidelis genome encodes these proteins:
- the miaB gene encoding tRNA (N6-isopentenyl adenosine(37)-C2)-methylthiotransferase MiaB: protein MAGKLFIKTHGCQMNEYDSDKMADVLAASHGLELTDDESEADVILLNTCSIREKAQEKVFSQLGRWKQLKADKPNLVIGVGGCVASQEGEALVKRAPQVDIVFGPQTLHRLPQLIEETRGKGKPSVDISFPEIEKFDALPSPGAQGPTAFVSIMEGCSKYCTFCVVPYTRGEEVSRPLDDVVAECALLAEQGVREINLLGQNVNAYLGPMHDGGRADLALLIHYVAAIDGIDRIRFTTSHPVEFSDSLIDAFAEVPELASFVHLPVQAGSDRVLSMMKRGHTAIEYKQKIRRLREARPGICLSSDFIVGFPGETDADFEQTMKLIRDVGFDMSFSFIYSARPGTPASSFPDDTPMAVKKDRLARLQALVNEQAAEISAAMVGTVERVLVEGPSKRDPNVLAGRTENNRVVNFDGHPRLVGHFVDVVITEALSHSLRGRLAGGDDAAKQVA from the coding sequence ATGGCCGGCAAGCTGTTTATCAAGACCCACGGTTGCCAGATGAACGAGTACGATTCCGACAAGATGGCGGACGTGCTGGCGGCGTCGCATGGCCTGGAGTTGACGGACGATGAGTCCGAGGCGGACGTGATCCTGCTCAACACCTGTTCGATCCGCGAGAAGGCGCAGGAAAAAGTGTTTTCCCAGCTGGGGCGCTGGAAGCAGCTGAAGGCCGACAAGCCCAACCTGGTGATTGGCGTGGGTGGTTGCGTGGCCAGCCAGGAAGGCGAGGCGCTGGTCAAGCGCGCGCCGCAGGTCGATATCGTGTTTGGCCCGCAGACCCTGCACCGGCTGCCGCAGCTGATCGAGGAGACGCGTGGCAAGGGCAAGCCCAGTGTCGATATTTCCTTCCCGGAAATCGAGAAGTTTGACGCGCTGCCGTCGCCGGGCGCGCAGGGCCCGACCGCGTTCGTGTCCATCATGGAAGGCTGCAGCAAGTACTGCACGTTCTGCGTGGTGCCGTACACCCGCGGCGAGGAAGTCTCGCGCCCGCTGGATGACGTGGTCGCCGAGTGCGCGCTGCTGGCGGAGCAGGGTGTTCGCGAGATCAACCTGCTGGGCCAGAATGTCAACGCCTACCTGGGCCCTATGCATGACGGCGGCCGCGCCGACCTGGCGCTGTTGATTCACTACGTGGCCGCGATCGACGGCATCGACCGTATCCGCTTTACCACTTCGCATCCGGTGGAGTTCTCCGACAGCCTGATCGACGCCTTTGCCGAAGTCCCCGAACTGGCCAGCTTCGTGCACCTGCCCGTGCAGGCAGGTTCCGACCGCGTGTTGTCGATGATGAAACGCGGCCACACGGCCATTGAGTACAAGCAGAAGATCCGTCGCCTGCGCGAAGCGCGCCCGGGTATCTGCCTGTCGTCCGACTTCATCGTTGGTTTCCCTGGCGAGACCGACGCCGATTTCGAGCAGACCATGAAGCTGATCCGCGACGTCGGCTTCGACATGAGTTTCAGCTTTATCTACAGCGCCCGCCCGGGTACGCCGGCGTCGTCGTTCCCGGATGACACACCGATGGCCGTGAAGAAGGATCGGCTGGCTCGCTTACAGGCGCTGGTCAACGAGCAGGCCGCGGAAATCAGTGCCGCCATGGTCGGCACCGTTGAGCGCGTGCTGGTGGAAGGCCCCAGCAAGAGGGACCCGAACGTGCTGGCCGGTCGTACCGAGAACAACCGCGTGGTCAATTTTGATGGTCACCCGCGCCTGGTGGGGCACTTCGTCGACGTGGTCATCACCGAGGCCTTGAGCCATTCCCTTCGCGGCCGCCTGGCCGGCGGTGACGACGCCGCGAAGCAGGTGGCCTGA
- the hemA gene encoding glutamyl-tRNA reductase produces MPLLAVGISHHTAPLDIRERLAIGEAEHEAGLRELSSQPGVAEAVIVSTCNRTEIYAVVAEDALSRPAQWLTTRGGLSMDDDHLYVYRGDDAVRHLFRVASGLDSMVLGEPQILGQLKKSWQLSRDIGAAGRLTDRLFQNAFAIGKNVRTHTGIGEHPVSVAYIATVLARQIFGALGDKTVLLVGAGEMIELCGRHFREHGMGRLLIANRTVSRAERVGAGFGAQALTLDDLPGRLHEADIVISSTAATEPVLTTPMVQAALRARRREPVFMIDLGVPRDVAPDVADLNDVYLYTIDDLRQVADESQSRRQQAADEATDLVSQAVDEFRRWRLGRRAASGLRRMRQGAEDHGTRLAERAINQVEAGADPAEAIRQLSHALTRNILHGPSTRLRQAAEEGQDDVLKAADWLFGHHDDNDDGSSET; encoded by the coding sequence ATGCCCCTGCTCGCCGTCGGCATCAGCCACCACACTGCGCCCCTGGACATCCGTGAGCGCCTGGCCATAGGCGAGGCGGAGCACGAGGCAGGTTTGCGTGAGCTGTCTTCGCAGCCCGGCGTGGCCGAAGCCGTCATTGTCAGCACCTGCAACAGGACGGAGATCTACGCCGTGGTCGCCGAGGACGCGTTGTCACGGCCCGCGCAATGGCTGACCACCCGTGGCGGCCTGTCCATGGACGACGACCATCTTTATGTCTACCGGGGCGACGACGCCGTCCGTCACCTGTTTCGTGTCGCCAGCGGGCTCGATTCCATGGTCCTGGGTGAGCCGCAGATCCTGGGGCAGCTGAAGAAATCATGGCAACTGTCCCGGGACATCGGCGCCGCCGGCCGCTTGACCGATCGACTGTTCCAGAATGCCTTTGCCATCGGCAAGAATGTCCGCACCCATACCGGAATCGGTGAACACCCGGTCTCGGTCGCCTATATCGCCACGGTGCTGGCCCGGCAGATTTTTGGCGCCCTCGGCGACAAGACCGTCCTGCTGGTGGGGGCCGGCGAAATGATCGAGCTGTGCGGGCGGCATTTTCGTGAGCACGGCATGGGCCGGTTGCTGATCGCCAATCGCACCGTGTCCCGTGCCGAGCGTGTCGGCGCCGGCTTCGGTGCCCAGGCGCTGACGCTGGACGACCTGCCGGGGCGACTCCACGAGGCCGATATCGTCATCAGCAGCACGGCGGCCACCGAGCCGGTACTCACCACGCCGATGGTCCAGGCCGCGCTCCGCGCGCGCCGCCGCGAGCCGGTATTCATGATTGACCTGGGCGTGCCCCGGGACGTGGCCCCTGATGTCGCCGACCTGAATGATGTCTACCTCTACACCATCGACGACCTGCGCCAGGTCGCCGACGAAAGCCAGTCACGCCGCCAGCAGGCGGCCGACGAGGCCACGGACCTGGTCAGCCAGGCCGTGGACGAGTTCCGTCGCTGGCGCCTGGGCAGGCGCGCGGCCAGCGGCCTTCGACGCATGCGCCAGGGCGCCGAGGACCATGGCACCCGCTTGGCCGAGCGCGCCATCAACCAGGTCGAGGCCGGCGCCGACCCCGCAGAGGCCATCCGGCAACTTAGCCACGCGCTGACACGAAATATCCTGCACGGCCCCAGCACGCGCCTGCGCCAGGCCGCGGAAGAAGGCCAGGACGATGTCCTGAAAGCCGCCGACTGGCTCTTCGGCCACCACGACGATAATGACGACGGAAGCAGCGAGACATGA
- a CDS encoding tetratricopeptide repeat protein has protein sequence MNLTTRSRMGWWLASLLFLIGASPTLCAADDTPEVQGDPVMTHVLAAELAASDGDGQEAAKHYLQAALMSEEPGIAERATRVALEAQAWQYAGMAADRWTQLAPFRIDARQTAVRTFLIAGDYEQAAWQLSRLLELTADTAWQGWPQVANLVERANNAEKAEHLLQRLVEEQGASGNPYALLAQSQAVARSGDMARATTLAQQAVDAGADELPLHVWMGRLALTQGQQAEALEAFRAAAKLDPDNAGTGFALAELLAQQGEVDEAAEVLAALPDTPANRFNRVVFASKNMDRAAAMELYGGFATMADADATARAVAGAQSAELLGLNQDAIDWYTQLAGTEHDAVATRRRAVLMAQDGRLDEARALLQSARNSGRVDVRLETTLLEAQLLSDAKQYQEAIDLLGQGIDMAPDSVPLHYTRALISVQAGDIETAEADLRFVLDMDPNNPNALNALGYTLADRTDRLDEAETLINAAYALAPEEAAIIDSMGWIAFRRGRLEQAEQYLRRAFAMEQNAEIAAHLGEVLWAQGRKDDARAVWGEGAVIDPEDAALIETRKRLDPPQ, from the coding sequence ATGAATTTGACGACCCGTTCGCGGATGGGCTGGTGGCTTGCGTCCCTGCTATTTCTGATTGGCGCCTCGCCGACCCTTTGCGCAGCTGATGACACGCCAGAAGTGCAGGGCGACCCGGTCATGACCCATGTGCTGGCCGCAGAGCTTGCGGCGTCCGACGGCGATGGCCAGGAAGCCGCGAAGCACTACCTGCAGGCTGCGCTGATGTCGGAAGAGCCGGGAATCGCGGAACGCGCCACCCGCGTCGCGCTCGAGGCCCAGGCCTGGCAGTACGCCGGCATGGCGGCCGACCGCTGGACCCAGCTGGCGCCCTTCCGGATCGATGCGCGCCAGACCGCGGTTCGGACGTTCCTGATTGCGGGTGATTACGAGCAGGCCGCGTGGCAGCTGTCCAGGCTGCTAGAGCTCACCGCTGATACCGCCTGGCAGGGCTGGCCACAGGTGGCGAACCTGGTGGAGCGCGCCAACAACGCGGAAAAGGCGGAGCACCTGTTGCAACGGCTGGTGGAAGAGCAGGGCGCGTCCGGAAACCCCTACGCCTTGCTGGCACAGAGCCAGGCGGTCGCGCGCTCGGGCGACATGGCCCGGGCAACCACGTTGGCGCAACAGGCCGTCGATGCGGGGGCCGACGAATTACCGCTGCATGTATGGATGGGCCGCCTGGCATTAACACAGGGCCAGCAGGCGGAAGCCCTGGAGGCATTCCGGGCCGCCGCGAAGCTGGACCCGGACAACGCGGGCACCGGATTCGCACTGGCAGAACTGCTGGCGCAACAGGGTGAGGTGGATGAAGCGGCGGAGGTGCTGGCGGCCCTGCCAGACACGCCCGCCAACCGCTTCAACCGCGTGGTGTTTGCCAGCAAGAACATGGACAGGGCGGCAGCCATGGAACTCTATGGCGGATTCGCCACCATGGCGGATGCGGACGCCACCGCAAGGGCGGTCGCGGGTGCGCAGTCGGCCGAGTTGCTGGGGCTGAACCAGGACGCCATCGACTGGTATACGCAGTTAGCCGGTACCGAGCATGATGCCGTGGCGACCCGACGGCGCGCCGTATTGATGGCCCAGGACGGGCGGCTGGACGAGGCACGTGCCTTGCTGCAGTCGGCCCGCAATTCCGGGCGTGTTGACGTGCGCCTGGAGACAACCCTGCTGGAAGCGCAGTTACTGTCCGACGCGAAACAGTACCAGGAGGCCATCGACCTGCTCGGGCAGGGCATCGACATGGCCCCTGACAGCGTCCCACTGCATTACACGCGCGCACTGATCTCGGTCCAGGCGGGCGATATCGAGACCGCCGAGGCGGACCTGCGGTTCGTACTGGACATGGACCCGAACAACCCCAACGCACTGAACGCGCTGGGTTACACCCTGGCCGACAGGACGGATCGCCTGGACGAAGCCGAGACGCTGATTAACGCGGCCTATGCGCTGGCGCCCGAGGAGGCTGCGATTATCGACTCGATGGGCTGGATCGCCTTCCGACGCGGACGACTTGAGCAGGCCGAACAGTACCTGCGCAGGGCTTTCGCGATGGAACAGAATGCGGAGATCGCGGCCCACCTGGGCGAAGTGCTGTGGGCGCAGGGTCGCAAGGATGACGCACGTGCAGTGTGGGGCGAAGGCGCGGTCATTGACCCCGAGGATGCCGCCCTGATCGAAACCCGGAAGCGGCTGGACCCGCCGCAGTGA
- a CDS encoding lipoprotein N-acyltransferase Lnb domain-containing protein: MSWNGRRWLLKRAWLAALLCMAGLVTAPVQAQSLPPAPPEGDYEVLLVTYGPGAEIWERFGHNALWLREPARGLDHAFNFGFFDFEQPNFLRRFVQGRMLYFAAAVPTAQELDWYRQAGRSVRVQSIDLGPLEYAHLRDILLAQVDAANRDYLYDYYYDNCSTRLRDVLNMALDGLLAQQFQDQAEVQTLREHTRRATQVDPVYYLGLEIGLGEPVDRHATRWDEMFLPSVLADSLLEVTRLKGQGLAPLVSSDRVLSEGRLPAMPAEPAVVWPRYLGVGLLLAVLLILLARFAPTALGTGVALAWGLVLATAGLGLLALMLATDHAITRPNINPLLLNPAWVLALIPAWRRFAVMVVVFGVIAVTAIAAWPGGQYVVDVLALVAPVSLVAAAIVWRAPRRAGGESRPATVPGT; this comes from the coding sequence ATGTCCTGGAACGGACGCCGCTGGCTTCTTAAGCGGGCCTGGCTGGCGGCACTCCTGTGCATGGCCGGCCTGGTGACCGCGCCGGTACAGGCCCAGTCACTGCCCCCGGCACCTCCGGAGGGGGATTACGAAGTCCTACTGGTGACTTACGGTCCCGGCGCCGAAATATGGGAGCGCTTCGGCCACAACGCCTTGTGGTTGCGTGAGCCCGCCCGCGGCCTGGACCACGCCTTCAACTTCGGTTTCTTCGATTTCGAGCAACCCAACTTCCTGCGTCGTTTCGTGCAGGGCCGGATGCTGTATTTTGCCGCCGCGGTGCCCACCGCGCAGGAACTGGACTGGTATCGACAGGCCGGGCGCTCGGTCCGGGTGCAGTCCATTGACCTGGGGCCCCTGGAGTACGCGCACCTGCGCGACATCCTGCTGGCGCAGGTCGATGCGGCCAACCGCGACTACCTGTACGACTATTACTACGACAACTGCTCCACGCGGTTACGGGACGTGCTGAACATGGCCCTGGACGGTTTGCTGGCGCAACAGTTCCAGGACCAGGCCGAGGTCCAGACCCTGCGCGAACATACCCGGCGCGCCACCCAGGTGGACCCGGTGTATTACCTGGGGTTGGAAATCGGCCTGGGTGAGCCGGTCGACCGCCATGCCACGCGCTGGGACGAGATGTTCCTGCCGTCCGTGCTGGCGGATAGCCTGCTCGAAGTCACGCGCCTGAAAGGGCAGGGGCTGGCGCCGCTGGTCAGCAGCGACCGGGTATTGTCCGAGGGCCGTCTACCGGCCATGCCGGCCGAGCCGGCAGTGGTCTGGCCGCGTTATCTCGGCGTAGGCCTGTTGCTGGCCGTGCTGCTGATCTTGCTGGCGAGGTTCGCACCGACGGCGCTTGGGACCGGTGTGGCGCTGGCCTGGGGATTGGTGCTGGCGACAGCGGGGCTGGGCCTGCTCGCGTTGATGCTGGCCACGGACCACGCGATCACGCGCCCGAATATCAATCCGTTGTTGCTGAACCCGGCGTGGGTGCTGGCGCTGATCCCGGCCTGGCGCCGATTCGCCGTAATGGTGGTGGTTTTCGGCGTGATCGCCGTGACCGCGATCGCGGCCTGGCCGGGCGGCCAGTATGTCGTCGACGTCCTGGCCCTGGTTGCGCCGGTCAGCCTGGTCGCGGCAGCCATCGTGTGGCGGGCGCCGCGGCGGGCCGGCGGCGAATCGAGACCGGCAACGGTTCCGGGGACTTAG
- the ybeY gene encoding rRNA maturation RNase YbeY: MFVSRSEGLGETPDDGAFVAWVEAALAGRTDHAEVAIALVGAEESRDFNLRYRDRDKPTNVLSFPAELPEAVAAELDCRPLGDLVICVPLVGEEAAERAISPAHHWAHLVTHGTLHLLGYDHIEEADAARMEAEEIAILAGQGIDDPYIDRRS, encoded by the coding sequence GTGTTCGTTTCCCGCAGCGAGGGCCTGGGAGAGACGCCGGACGACGGCGCGTTTGTCGCCTGGGTCGAGGCCGCGCTGGCGGGCCGTACTGACCATGCTGAAGTCGCCATCGCGCTGGTCGGCGCGGAGGAAAGTCGGGATTTCAACCTGCGTTACCGGGATCGCGACAAACCGACCAACGTGCTGTCCTTCCCGGCCGAACTGCCGGAAGCGGTGGCCGCGGAGCTCGACTGCCGGCCGCTGGGCGACCTGGTGATCTGCGTGCCGCTGGTGGGCGAAGAGGCGGCCGAGCGCGCCATTTCGCCGGCGCATCACTGGGCCCACCTGGTCACGCATGGCACCCTGCACCTGCTGGGCTATGACCACATCGAAGAGGCCGACGCCGCGCGCATGGAGGCCGAGGAAATCGCCATCCTGGCGGGGCAGGGCATCGACGACCCTTACATCGACCGGCGAAGCTGA
- the prfA gene encoding peptide chain release factor 1 → MKDSIRTRLAQVAGRFEEIGLLLSQPEVMADQSRFRELSREYASLEELVRAWEQWNDCRQRMAEASDMVDEAGEDREMRSMAEDELALASDEAEELEQSLQILMLPKDPDDERNLFIEIRAGTGGDEAALFSADLFRMYSRYAEQRGWQVEPLARNASDLGGYREVVARIVGQGAYSRLKFESGTHRVQRVPETESQGRIHTSACTVAILPEHDEIEDVSIDPGDLRIDTFRSSGAGGQHVNTTDSAIRITHLPTGIVVECQDERSQHKNRARAMSLLHARLLEQERARQSAAEAASRKLQVGSGDRSQRIRTYNFPQGRVTDHRVGLTLYKLDEILAGELDLVVEPLLQEHQAELLAEVER, encoded by the coding sequence ATGAAAGACAGCATTCGCACACGCCTGGCCCAGGTGGCCGGCCGGTTCGAGGAAATCGGCCTGCTGCTGTCACAGCCCGAGGTGATGGCCGACCAGTCCCGTTTCCGTGAACTGTCGCGTGAGTACGCGAGCCTGGAGGAACTGGTGCGCGCCTGGGAGCAATGGAATGACTGCCGCCAGCGCATGGCCGAGGCCAGCGACATGGTCGACGAAGCCGGAGAAGACCGGGAGATGCGCTCAATGGCCGAAGACGAGCTGGCACTGGCCAGCGATGAAGCCGAGGAACTGGAGCAAAGCCTGCAGATCCTGATGCTGCCGAAAGACCCGGACGATGAGCGCAACCTGTTTATCGAGATTCGCGCCGGCACCGGCGGCGACGAGGCGGCACTGTTTTCCGCCGACCTGTTCCGCATGTACAGCCGCTACGCGGAACAGCGCGGCTGGCAGGTCGAGCCGTTGGCCCGCAACGCCAGCGACCTGGGCGGCTACCGGGAAGTGGTCGCGCGGATCGTCGGCCAGGGCGCCTATTCGCGGCTGAAGTTTGAATCGGGCACCCATCGCGTCCAGCGCGTACCCGAAACCGAATCTCAGGGCCGCATCCATACTTCCGCCTGCACCGTCGCCATCCTGCCGGAGCATGATGAGATCGAGGATGTGTCCATCGACCCCGGCGACCTGAGAATCGACACCTTCCGCTCCTCAGGCGCAGGCGGCCAGCACGTCAACACCACGGATTCGGCCATCCGAATCACCCACCTGCCGACCGGCATCGTGGTCGAGTGCCAGGACGAGCGCTCGCAACACAAGAACCGCGCGCGCGCCATGTCGCTGTTGCACGCGCGACTACTGGAGCAGGAACGAGCCCGCCAGTCGGCTGCGGAAGCCGCCTCGCGCAAATTGCAGGTGGGTAGCGGCGACCGCTCGCAGCGCATTCGCACGTATAACTTTCCGCAGGGACGTGTCACCGACCACCGCGTGGGCCTGACGCTGTACAAACTCGATGAAATCCTGGCCGGCGAACTCGACCTGGTGGTTGAGCCGTTACTGCAGGAGCACCAGGCGGAACTGCTGGCGGAAGTGGAGCGCTAA
- the lolB gene encoding lipoprotein insertase outer membrane protein LolB, with the protein MKLRWALVAACALLAGCAGRAPTPTPVDDGQARQLYVERAAELAAWTEWSFTGRLGLRIDGDGGSGQIEWEETPDRAVLSFRGALGQGAWQLVTSDDGAELTRSDGSVLRAPTADALAMAEVGWPVPVAELSRWVRGLVHQGDDVSRLPVGVALDVRGLPVSLDQGDWQVLFERYSEESGAWLPRKVEASRGDNRVRLAISRWRFSSGEPGAGH; encoded by the coding sequence GTGAAACTGCGGTGGGCGCTGGTAGCAGCCTGCGCGCTACTTGCCGGCTGTGCGGGCAGGGCACCGACGCCCACGCCAGTGGATGACGGGCAGGCCCGGCAGCTTTATGTCGAACGGGCGGCCGAACTGGCGGCCTGGACGGAGTGGTCATTCACCGGCAGGCTGGGGCTGCGCATCGATGGCGATGGCGGTAGCGGCCAGATCGAGTGGGAGGAAACGCCGGACCGCGCGGTGCTCAGTTTTCGTGGTGCCCTGGGGCAGGGTGCGTGGCAGCTCGTCACCAGTGACGATGGCGCAGAACTGACGCGGTCCGATGGTAGTGTCCTGCGTGCGCCCACGGCCGACGCCCTGGCGATGGCCGAAGTCGGCTGGCCTGTACCCGTGGCGGAACTGTCCCGCTGGGTCAGGGGGCTGGTCCACCAGGGTGATGACGTCAGCCGCCTGCCCGTCGGCGTGGCGCTTGATGTGCGGGGGCTGCCGGTCTCATTGGACCAGGGTGACTGGCAGGTCCTTTTCGAACGCTACAGCGAAGAATCGGGCGCCTGGCTGCCCCGCAAGGTCGAAGCCTCCCGGGGTGACAACCGGGTACGCCTGGCCATCAGCCGGTGGCGGTTCTCCAGCGGTGAGCCGGGTGCCGGACACTGA
- a CDS encoding HlyC/CorC family transporter, with protein MSDDQSSSGSGRVGFLERLSRAFQAEPRDRVELKEVLNESLQRGVLDPDSLAMMEGALEVAETQVRDAMVPRSHMVVVPRDMPLQAFLPRILESGHSRFPVIGEDRDEVEGVLLAKDLLRYFADSDKPFELGEFIRPALVVPESKHLNLLLRDFRLSRNHLAIVVDEYGGVSGLITMEDVLEEIVGEIDDEHDEEEAAPVTTLGDNRYRVNALTPIDEFNEVFHCQLPDEEFDTVGGLLLAEFGRVPEDGESMILDDRFEFRVTDSDSRRIISMEMNVLERTPLAS; from the coding sequence ATGAGTGATGACCAATCGAGTAGCGGTTCCGGGCGCGTCGGATTCCTGGAGCGTCTCTCCAGGGCTTTCCAGGCCGAGCCACGGGACCGCGTCGAACTGAAGGAAGTACTGAACGAATCCCTCCAGCGCGGTGTGCTGGACCCCGACTCGCTGGCCATGATGGAAGGCGCGCTGGAAGTCGCCGAGACCCAGGTCCGCGACGCCATGGTGCCGCGCTCCCACATGGTGGTGGTGCCGCGTGACATGCCTCTGCAGGCTTTCCTGCCGCGCATCCTGGAATCCGGCCACTCGCGTTTTCCCGTCATCGGCGAAGACCGCGACGAGGTCGAGGGCGTGTTGCTGGCCAAGGACCTGCTGCGCTATTTCGCCGACAGCGACAAGCCCTTCGAACTGGGCGAGTTCATCCGCCCGGCGCTCGTGGTGCCCGAGAGCAAACACCTGAACCTGCTGCTGCGTGACTTCCGCCTGTCGCGAAACCACCTGGCTATTGTTGTCGATGAGTACGGCGGCGTGTCCGGCCTGATCACGATGGAAGACGTGCTCGAGGAAATCGTCGGCGAGATCGACGACGAGCATGACGAGGAAGAGGCGGCGCCGGTGACCACGCTGGGCGATAACCGCTACCGCGTCAACGCGCTCACGCCCATCGACGAGTTCAACGAGGTGTTCCACTGCCAGTTGCCGGACGAGGAATTCGATACCGTCGGCGGCCTGCTGCTGGCCGAGTTTGGCCGGGTGCCTGAGGACGGTGAAAGCATGATCCTCGACGACCGCTTCGAGTTCCGGGTGACGGACTCCGATTCGCGCCGCATCATCTCCATGGAAATGAATGTCCTGGAACGGACGCCGCTGGCTTCTTAA
- the ispE gene encoding 4-(cytidine 5'-diphospho)-2-C-methyl-D-erythritol kinase, producing the protein MSRVPDTERPWPAPAKLNLFLHVTGRRADGYHELQTVFQLLDWGDDVHIEVREDGYVTRARDLPGVSEEQDLSLRAARLLQSECGVRAGARIGIEKRIPMGSGLGGASSDAATVLVALNRLWGCHLPNDDLAQLGLCLGADVPVFVRGYSAWAEGVGEVLRPVRLGNAHFVVVTPGVHVSTAQVFAEPALSRSTPRLAPVTCDQDARAWMSGTRNDCEAVVRRQLPALDELARELGELGPARMTGTGSAFFIPFDDEEAALRVTTRLETRYNARAARGVDRSALLDRLEMVAAGGR; encoded by the coding sequence GTGAGCCGGGTGCCGGACACTGAGCGACCCTGGCCGGCCCCGGCCAAGCTCAACCTGTTCCTGCACGTCACCGGCCGGCGCGCCGATGGCTATCATGAGCTCCAGACCGTCTTCCAGTTGCTGGACTGGGGTGACGATGTGCACATCGAAGTCCGTGAAGACGGCTACGTCACCCGTGCCCGCGACCTGCCCGGGGTCAGCGAGGAACAGGACCTTTCGCTGCGTGCCGCCCGCTTGCTGCAATCAGAATGCGGGGTCCGCGCCGGTGCCCGGATTGGCATCGAAAAGCGCATTCCCATGGGTTCCGGCCTGGGCGGCGCCAGCAGTGACGCGGCCACGGTGCTGGTGGCGCTGAACCGGCTCTGGGGCTGCCACCTGCCGAACGATGATCTGGCGCAACTGGGCCTGTGCCTCGGAGCGGATGTGCCGGTCTTCGTTCGCGGGTACTCGGCCTGGGCCGAGGGCGTGGGCGAAGTGCTAAGGCCTGTACGGCTGGGAAACGCGCATTTCGTCGTTGTCACGCCGGGCGTTCACGTGTCGACCGCGCAGGTTTTCGCCGAGCCGGCGCTGTCGCGATCGACGCCCCGCCTGGCGCCTGTTACCTGTGACCAGGATGCCCGCGCATGGATGTCAGGTACCCGCAACGACTGCGAGGCGGTCGTGCGCCGGCAGCTTCCCGCACTCGACGAACTGGCGCGCGAACTGGGTGAGCTGGGCCCCGCCCGCATGACCGGCACCGGCAGTGCGTTTTTTATCCCGTTTGACGACGAAGAAGCCGCTTTGCGGGTCACAACGCGGTTGGAAACCCGATATAATGCACGCGCCGCGAGAG
- a CDS encoding PhoH family protein, whose product MADHQTLVLEPADTARLANLCGQFDQHLRQIEQRLGVDLFCRGNIFTVEAEDEKTARAATRLLEDLYEQSASEVLTPEAINLSLQASRVAELADENDADRKGQGEVVIDTRRGRIRGRGPNQKAYLQRIAAHAVNFGIGPAGTGKTYLAVACAVAALKRDEVQRIVLVRPAVEAGERLGFLPGDMAQKVDPYLRPLYDALYEMLGFEHVARLQDRNVIEVAPLAFMRGRTLNDAFVILDEAQNTTREQMKMFLTRIGFGSTAVITGDITQIDLPSRQQSGIKQAIEVLRDVEGVSFTWFKSVDVVRHPMVQKIVEAYDAAGADMDAATGVAPASREQAGS is encoded by the coding sequence ATGGCCGATCACCAGACCCTGGTGCTGGAACCGGCGGATACCGCGCGGCTGGCCAACCTGTGTGGCCAGTTCGACCAGCACCTGCGCCAGATCGAGCAGCGCCTGGGCGTCGACCTGTTCTGCCGCGGCAATATTTTCACCGTCGAGGCCGAGGACGAGAAGACGGCCCGTGCCGCCACCCGGCTGCTGGAGGACCTGTACGAGCAGTCTGCCAGCGAGGTGCTGACGCCGGAGGCCATCAACCTGAGCCTGCAGGCTTCGCGCGTGGCCGAACTGGCGGATGAGAACGACGCCGACCGCAAGGGCCAGGGCGAGGTCGTCATCGACACCCGTCGTGGCCGGATCCGCGGTCGCGGGCCGAACCAGAAGGCCTACCTGCAGCGCATTGCCGCGCACGCGGTCAACTTCGGCATCGGCCCGGCCGGTACCGGCAAGACTTACCTGGCGGTCGCCTGCGCCGTGGCCGCGCTCAAGCGCGACGAGGTGCAGCGGATCGTGCTGGTGCGGCCCGCGGTCGAGGCCGGTGAGCGCCTGGGCTTCCTGCCCGGCGACATGGCGCAAAAGGTCGACCCCTACCTGCGCCCGCTCTACGACGCGCTTTACGAAATGCTCGGTTTCGAGCATGTCGCGCGCCTGCAGGATCGCAATGTCATCGAGGTCGCGCCGCTTGCGTTCATGCGCGGGCGTACGCTCAACGATGCTTTCGTGATCCTGGATGAAGCCCAGAACACCACCCGCGAGCAGATGAAGATGTTCCTGACCCGCATCGGCTTCGGGTCGACGGCGGTCATCACCGGTGATATCACCCAGATCGACCTGCCGTCGCGGCAGCAGTCAGGCATCAAGCAGGCCATCGAGGTGCTGCGTGATGTCGAGGGTGTCAGCTTCACCTGGTTCAAGTCGGTCGACGTGGTGCGCCACCCGATGGTGCAGAAAATCGTCGAGGCCTACGACGCGGCCGGCGCCGACATGGATGCCGCCACCGGTGTCGCACCGGCGTCGCGCGAGCAGGCCGGCAGCTGA